Proteins found in one Deinococcota bacterium genomic segment:
- a CDS encoding uracil-DNA glycosylase — protein sequence MDLPALEREASTCTRCPLHETRTHIVFGEGDEDAQLMIVGEGPGEEEDLTGRPFVGRSGRLLDKVLESGGIARNDVYIANMVKSRPPGNRNPKPEEIAACEPWLIGQIQLIRPQIIVTLGNVPTQHFVKTKDGITKTRGKWFEWHGIRVFPMFHPSYLLRNSSRDKGSPKWLMWQDVKELKAALDALGEKPARVLIDNAVQEGLF from the coding sequence ATGGACTTACCAGCGCTTGAGCGCGAGGCCAGCACCTGCACGCGCTGCCCTCTGCACGAGACGCGCACGCACATCGTCTTTGGCGAGGGCGACGAGGACGCCCAGCTGATGATCGTCGGCGAGGGGCCGGGCGAGGAGGAGGATCTGACCGGCCGCCCCTTCGTCGGCCGCTCCGGACGACTCCTCGACAAGGTGCTCGAGTCCGGCGGCATCGCTCGCAACGATGTCTATATCGCCAACATGGTCAAGTCGCGCCCACCGGGCAACCGCAATCCCAAGCCCGAGGAGATCGCCGCCTGCGAGCCCTGGCTCATCGGCCAGATTCAGCTTATCCGCCCGCAGATCATCGTCACCTTGGGCAACGTGCCCACCCAGCACTTCGTCAAGACCAAAGACGGCATCACCAAGACGCGCGGCAAGTGGTTCGAGTGGCACGGCATCAGGGTCTTTCCGATGTTTCACCCCTCCTACTTGCTCCGCAACTCGAGCCGCGACAAGGGCAGCCCCAAGTGGCTGATGTGGCAAGACGTCAAGGAGCTCAAGGCGGCGCTCGACGCCCTCGGCGAGAAGCCGGCCCGGGTGCTCATCGACAATGCCGTTCAGGAGGGACTCTTTTAG
- a CDS encoding DUF1844 domain-containing protein has protein sequence MPNPHFVGLVQSVLASAEAVLGETYSPMTRHLARDGLLARRTAEKSLELLEMLLEKTRGNLDETERDLLTKAVGKLRRELAPLAEPGPSN, from the coding sequence ATGCCCAATCCCCACTTCGTCGGCCTCGTCCAGTCCGTCCTCGCCTCAGCCGAAGCCGTGCTCGGCGAGACCTATAGCCCCATGACCCGCCACCTCGCCAGGGACGGTCTGCTGGCGCGGCGCACCGCGGAAAAGAGCCTGGAGTTGCTCGAGATGCTGCTCGAGAAGACCCGCGGCAACCTGGACGAAACCGAGCGCGACCTGCTCACCAAGGCCGTCGGCAAGCTGCGCCGGGAGCTGGCGCCCCTGGCCGAGCCGGGCCCATCCAACTAG